A stretch of the Hallerella porci genome encodes the following:
- a CDS encoding AAA family ATPase: MIRHMGQKHFKNYIEVNLWEDSLNSRLFADVKNVDDFYLRLSMFAGNKMGDAKDTLVFLDEIQEYPHLLTLLKFLKQGDRFTYIASGSLLGIALAKTSSIPIGSIETEHMYPLDFEEFLWANGFNEFSIQGIRNRFLSKAGLDEPMHAKMMDLFKKYLLIGGMPDAVNMFIQESNIVKVRKIQSDIKEFYAIDASKHDA; this comes from the coding sequence ATCATCCGTCATATGGGTCAAAAGCATTTCAAGAACTATATCGAGGTGAACCTTTGGGAAGATTCACTAAATAGTCGCTTATTTGCCGATGTCAAGAATGTTGACGATTTCTACTTGCGCTTGAGCATGTTTGCCGGAAACAAGATGGGTGACGCCAAGGACACGCTAGTCTTTCTTGATGAAATCCAGGAATATCCCCACTTGCTGACCTTGCTCAAGTTCTTGAAACAGGGCGATCGCTTTACGTATATTGCTAGTGGCTCACTTTTGGGTATTGCCTTGGCAAAGACATCTTCCATTCCAATTGGTAGCATCGAGACGGAACACATGTATCCGCTGGATTTCGAGGAATTCCTTTGGGCGAACGGATTCAACGAATTCTCCATTCAAGGAATCAGGAACAGGTTCCTTAGCAAGGCCGGGCTTGACGAGCCGATGCATGCCAAGATGATGGACTTGTTCAAGAAGTACTTGCTGATTGGCGGCATGCCCGATGCCGTGAATATGTTCATCCAAGAATCAAACATTGTCAAGGTTCGCAAGATACAGAGTGACATAAAGGAATTCTACGCAATCGACGCCAGCAAGCATGATGCCTGA
- a CDS encoding HEPN domain-containing protein, whose protein sequence is MKIADETSRKEDSRKKRSIRLVVKIFDVRTHFNENIKDVEAKFKLAKKEAKSDLHSAEEIWRSQVVFLESSLDFYIHEVVKYGFLKIFNGEWEETAQSRNFRLRFPLLMKMYKDAGTAAQSLSDEIDEINRENCFLGFDNMQSNLKMIGLKVDGEYKQFINELYGRRNKIAHQSDRIPGTAEKCAIEEADVKNYIKKVKEIVSSIDEQVKENNKR, encoded by the coding sequence GTGAAAATTGCTGATGAGACCTCTCGAAAAGAAGATTCTCGAAAGAAACGGTCTATTCGACTTGTTGTAAAAATCTTTGACGTCCGAACGCATTTCAATGAAAATATTAAGGATGTTGAAGCGAAGTTTAAACTAGCCAAAAAGGAAGCAAAGTCTGATTTACATTCTGCTGAAGAAATTTGGCGAAGTCAGGTGGTATTCCTTGAAAGCTCCCTGGATTTTTACATACATGAAGTTGTAAAATATGGATTTTTGAAAATCTTTAACGGGGAATGGGAAGAAACCGCACAAAGTAGAAATTTCAGGCTACGTTTCCCGTTGTTGATGAAAATGTATAAGGATGCAGGAACGGCTGCGCAAAGTCTATCGGACGAAATAGATGAAATCAATCGGGAAAACTGCTTCCTTGGCTTTGACAATATGCAAAGTAACCTAAAGATGATTGGCTTGAAGGTTGATGGCGAGTATAAGCAATTTATTAATGAATTGTATGGGCGCAGAAATAAGATTGCGCATCAGTCAGATCGTATTCCTGGCACGGCAGAAAAGTGCGCGATAGAAGAAGCGGATGTGAAAAATTATATCAAGAAGGTCAAGGAAATCGTTTCTTCCATTGATGAGCAGGTTAAAGAAAATAACAAACGATGA
- a CDS encoding AAA family ATPase, whose translation MNNKSKLTQIAISGFKSFGSDELSLNLDLKDVNIIIGTNGAGKSSFISFFEMLNHMSTEALQLYIGKNGGADNILHFGSKKTPIIQSSLTFENPNFKDVYQFKLAKSVKDALIFLEEKIKVNDKEFELDGGQKESLLYADDQKYAGANALKAILSQCRAYQFHDTSDQSHIRNSASIANNRYLFADGGNLPAFLYRLQQKYPKYFERITSRIRYAVPQFGKFDLFPDPLNMSSIKLNWKSEIDNDYLFGPDHLSDGSIRFIALATLFLQPPELLPNIILIDEPELGLHPQVIDLLASMIKECSQYAQIVIATQSPRLLDSFTPDQVIVAETNSASGSSIFKRLNEQDLDEWLENYSLSEIWEKNIIGGQP comes from the coding sequence ATGAACAATAAATCTAAGTTAACACAAATAGCAATTTCTGGATTCAAGTCGTTTGGTTCGGATGAGCTTTCGTTGAATTTGGACCTAAAGGATGTTAACATCATTATTGGTACAAATGGAGCTGGTAAGAGCAGTTTCATATCCTTTTTTGAAATGTTGAACCATATGTCAACCGAAGCACTGCAATTATATATTGGGAAAAATGGCGGGGCAGACAACATTCTTCATTTTGGATCAAAAAAAACGCCAATTATCCAATCATCCTTGACATTTGAAAATCCTAATTTTAAAGATGTATATCAATTTAAATTAGCAAAATCCGTAAAAGATGCTTTGATTTTTTTAGAAGAAAAAATCAAAGTCAATGACAAAGAATTTGAGCTGGATGGAGGTCAGAAAGAAAGCCTTCTATATGCAGATGACCAAAAATACGCAGGCGCCAACGCTCTAAAGGCAATTCTGTCACAATGCCGGGCATATCAATTTCACGACACATCGGACCAATCTCATATCAGAAATTCGGCAAGCATAGCCAATAATCGATATTTATTTGCTGATGGCGGAAACCTACCTGCATTTTTATACAGACTCCAACAAAAATACCCTAAGTACTTTGAACGTATTACAAGTAGAATCCGATACGCTGTCCCTCAATTTGGAAAATTCGATTTATTTCCAGATCCGTTAAACATGTCATCCATAAAGCTCAATTGGAAATCTGAAATCGACAACGATTATTTGTTTGGACCAGATCACCTATCGGACGGCTCCATTCGTTTTATAGCCCTCGCAACACTTTTTTTGCAACCGCCGGAACTCTTGCCTAACATCATCCTTATTGACGAACCCGAGCTAGGTTTGCACCCACAAGTTATTGATTTACTCGCCTCTATGATAAAAGAGTGCTCTCAATACGCCCAAATTGTGATAGCAACACAGTCTCCCCGACTTTTGGATAGCTTTACGCCCGATCAAGTAATTGTGGCCGAAACAAACTCTGCCTCAGGATCCTCCATTTTCAAAAGATTGAATGAACAAGATTTGGATGAGTGGTTGGAAAATTACAGTCTTTCCGAAATATGGGAAAAAAATATCATCGGAGGACAACCTTAA
- a CDS encoding FkbM family methyltransferase: MILSDFPTVFRNFFGNLRALFKYNYEHDCIKNLHSQNQRIANLQEELFLTKREIVKLYFDFHKEDANTYIDELAYLRDASNLDAFPYPQIKRIDNPITGFDHKLKLSFVIHNNNRLYFPKGWSPETASNAYRNYIERENLLGGGYTEKAPHQYVTEPFHVKQDDIVVDAGCAEALFALDSVEKAKHVYLLEADAIWLKPLQATFAPYKDKVTIIQKFLGGQNSENTITLNSLFDKFSEESFFIKMDIEGAEESVIQGSKDFLTSQNKIKLACCTYHKAHHAEAISSLLKDMGYKFEFSDGYMLFPWDKNQQPPYFRKGLIRATHM, translated from the coding sequence ATGATTTTATCGGACTTTCCTACAGTCTTCCGAAATTTCTTTGGTAATTTGCGAGCACTATTCAAGTACAACTATGAACATGATTGTATAAAAAATCTTCATTCTCAAAATCAAAGAATAGCTAATTTGCAAGAGGAATTATTTCTTACCAAAAGAGAGATTGTTAAATTATACTTTGATTTTCATAAAGAAGATGCCAATACGTATATTGATGAACTCGCTTATTTAAGGGATGCATCCAATCTTGACGCATTCCCATACCCACAAATAAAACGCATAGATAACCCCATTACTGGTTTTGATCACAAGTTAAAACTTTCCTTTGTTATTCACAACAACAATCGTTTGTATTTTCCTAAAGGTTGGTCTCCAGAGACAGCTAGTAATGCATATCGTAATTATATTGAACGAGAGAACTTACTTGGCGGAGGATATACAGAAAAAGCGCCTCACCAATATGTAACAGAACCTTTCCATGTGAAACAAGACGACATTGTTGTAGATGCAGGCTGCGCTGAAGCACTTTTTGCACTTGATTCTGTTGAAAAAGCCAAACATGTATATTTACTGGAAGCTGATGCTATTTGGCTTAAACCCTTACAGGCAACATTTGCCCCCTATAAAGATAAAGTTACAATCATTCAAAAATTTTTAGGTGGCCAAAATTCTGAGAACACTATAACACTTAATAGCCTTTTTGACAAGTTTAGCGAAGAATCATTCTTTATAAAAATGGATATTGAGGGGGCAGAAGAGTCCGTCATTCAAGGAAGCAAGGATTTTCTTACATCCCAAAATAAAATCAAACTAGCTTGTTGTACATACCATAAAGCCCACCATGCAGAAGCAATATCATCTCTGCTAAAAGATATGGGTTACAAGTTTGAATTTTCAGATGGTTATATGTTATTCCCTTGGGATAAAAACCAGCAACCACCGTATTTTAGAAAAGGGTTGATAAGGGCTACACATATGTAG
- a CDS encoding ABC transporter ATP-binding protein, translating to MSTAIEFENISKQYRLGLVSTGTLSHDLNRFWQTKILHKEDPYLKVGEVNDRTNKGKSDYVWALKDINFKVEEGDVVGIIGRNGAGKSTLLKLLSRVTAPTTGTIRARGRIASLLEVGTGFHPEMTGRENIYMNGAIMGMSRAEITRKLDEIVDFSGCERYLDTPVKRYSSGMTVRLGFAIAAHLEPEILVVDEVLAVGDAEFQKKAIGKMQDVSRGEGRTVLFVSHNMGAVKNLCRRGIVLNQGQVAFDGSVEKAVEFYTSTHSKSNIFEKIICDTNHLNPAKDAQFLSVKFEKNSNDFATSENINFIFNVYAHKAIEKCRINLTIFSTDGTPIGSVSNTESFFIEKNEKKTIRLSLQESGLAMGAYDVSFSIGTGNYQTCQTDFDIISKILSFQITRPSLANNISVSQWNNGWGKIMFNSKTEVLE from the coding sequence ATGTCGACCGCCATTGAATTTGAGAACATCAGCAAGCAGTACCGCCTGGGGCTCGTGAGCACAGGAACGCTCAGCCACGACCTGAACCGTTTTTGGCAAACCAAGATTTTGCACAAGGAAGACCCTTACCTGAAAGTGGGCGAAGTAAACGACCGTACAAACAAGGGTAAAAGCGATTATGTTTGGGCACTCAAGGATATCAACTTCAAGGTCGAAGAAGGCGACGTTGTTGGCATCATCGGCAGAAACGGCGCAGGGAAAAGTACACTCCTTAAACTTTTAAGCCGAGTGACCGCACCGACCACCGGCACGATCCGCGCCCGAGGCCGCATCGCGAGCCTCCTCGAAGTGGGCACCGGATTCCACCCCGAAATGACCGGTCGCGAGAACATCTACATGAACGGCGCCATCATGGGCATGAGCCGCGCCGAGATTACCCGCAAGCTCGACGAAATCGTGGACTTCAGCGGCTGCGAACGCTACCTGGACACCCCCGTAAAACGTTACAGCAGCGGCATGACCGTACGCCTCGGGTTCGCCATCGCTGCACACCTGGAACCCGAAATCCTCGTGGTGGACGAAGTGCTGGCCGTGGGCGACGCCGAATTCCAGAAGAAGGCCATCGGCAAGATGCAGGACGTAAGCCGCGGCGAAGGCAGAACAGTGCTGTTCGTGAGCCATAACATGGGCGCAGTGAAGAACCTATGCAGGAGGGGGATTGTCCTGAATCAGGGACAAGTGGCATTTGACGGCAGCGTGGAAAAGGCTGTAGAATTTTATACAAGCACCCATTCCAAAAGCAATATTTTTGAAAAAATAATTTGCGATACTAATCATTTAAATCCTGCTAAAGACGCACAATTTCTTTCTGTTAAATTTGAAAAAAATTCTAATGATTTTGCAACCAGCGAAAATATTAATTTCATTTTTAATGTTTACGCCCATAAAGCAATAGAGAAATGCCGAATAAACCTCACTATTTTTTCAACAGACGGAACCCCTATCGGAAGCGTTTCTAATACAGAATCATTTTTTATCGAAAAAAACGAAAAAAAAACAATCAGGCTTTCTTTGCAAGAGAGCGGGCTCGCGATGGGGGCATACGATGTTTCATTTTCTATTGGAACCGGCAACTACCAAACTTGCCAAACCGACTTCGATATTATATCAAAAATTTTATCATTTCAAATAACTCGGCCATCACTCGCAAACAACATTTCTGTATCTCAATGGAATAATGGGTGGGGAAAGATTATGTTTAATTCAAAAACAGAGGTGTTGGAATAA
- a CDS encoding DUF4276 family protein, translating to MKKIFIVTEGPSEEHFAKAILAPHFLDYEKIIIPITILTKRDNRHGIMYKGGMSSYSKMQNSLEPVLKRASKSEDSYVSTMVDFYALPTDTPGYANAMKYSDAYDKVRQLENSILQKVGHERHFKPYIQLHEFEALLFADIEQLSTEYFDCQIDELRQAISAQPNPELINNSFETAPSKRILKAIPAYDKTVAGIEVLRRIGLNKIRDKCRHFNDWITHLEQI from the coding sequence ATGAAAAAAATATTTATAGTCACCGAAGGTCCGTCCGAAGAACATTTTGCCAAAGCCATACTTGCGCCTCATTTTTTGGATTATGAAAAAATTATAATTCCAATAACAATATTGACCAAAAGGGATAATAGACATGGAATTATGTATAAAGGCGGAATGAGTTCGTATAGCAAAATGCAGAACTCTCTAGAACCTGTATTAAAGCGCGCCTCGAAAAGCGAAGACTCTTATGTTTCAACAATGGTTGATTTCTATGCGCTTCCAACAGACACTCCCGGTTACGCCAATGCGATGAAATATTCTGATGCCTACGATAAAGTCCGTCAATTAGAGAATTCTATTTTACAAAAGGTGGGTCACGAACGTCATTTTAAGCCGTATATACAGTTGCACGAATTTGAAGCTTTATTATTTGCAGACATAGAACAGCTTTCTACAGAATACTTCGACTGCCAAATTGACGAATTACGACAGGCAATCAGTGCACAACCGAATCCAGAACTGATAAACAATAGTTTTGAAACGGCCCCGTCAAAAAGAATTTTAAAAGCCATCCCCGCCTACGACAAAACTGTAGCAGGAATTGAAGTATTACGCAGAATTGGGTTAAATAAAATCAGAGACAAATGCAGACACTTCAATGATTGGATTACGCATTTAGAACAGATCTAG
- a CDS encoding helix-turn-helix transcriptional regulator, which yields MKKFDSFFKISALHFPVREYFTYFQTKSINFPVREYYIYSMDIQNTEDLSKAIKGRRKSLKLTQAECATFCGVGLRFFSELENGKQSLHLGKVMQVLQMLGLKMQIIGNEESK from the coding sequence ATGAAAAAATTCGATTCTTTTTTCAAGATCAGCGCCCTACATTTTCCCGTTCGGGAATATTTTACATATTTTCAAACAAAAAGTATTAATTTTCCCGTTCGGGAATATTATATTTATAGCATGGACATTCAAAATACAGAAGATTTATCCAAAGCCATAAAAGGACGCCGTAAAAGCCTCAAACTGACACAAGCGGAATGTGCCACATTTTGCGGCGTCGGGCTACGATTTTTCTCAGAGCTTGAAAACGGCAAGCAGTCACTACACTTGGGCAAAGTGATGCAAGTTCTACAGATGCTAGGCCTCAAAATGCAGATTATCGGAAACGAGGAAAGCAAATGA
- a CDS encoding DUF4143 domain-containing protein, with the protein MKIRKIYDMISSMMENKKKRIVANKIESKKAARLSNYQDEFEYLTNAGVALEVSAITDVKFPLIESSTKNLLKLYLNDVGILTGVLYGSNISAVLNDVPSINLGAVYETVVAQELKAHGKKLFYYDNRHKGEVDFLIDDFDSLSVVPIEVKSGRDYRIHSAINNLLKTNENAKGIVLSNSPNVVQKGAVLYLPIYFTMFL; encoded by the coding sequence CTGAAAATCCGGAAGATTTACGACATGATTTCATCGATGATGGAAAACAAGAAAAAGAGAATTGTTGCGAATAAAATAGAATCCAAGAAGGCGGCCAGGTTATCTAACTATCAGGATGAATTTGAGTACCTGACGAATGCGGGAGTCGCGCTTGAAGTTTCTGCAATAACGGATGTCAAGTTCCCCTTGATCGAGTCTTCAACCAAGAATCTCCTGAAATTGTATCTCAATGACGTCGGCATCCTTACCGGAGTGCTGTATGGCTCGAATATTTCTGCGGTGCTGAACGATGTCCCCAGTATTAATCTTGGGGCGGTTTATGAAACAGTTGTTGCGCAAGAACTGAAGGCTCATGGGAAGAAACTCTTCTATTACGATAATCGGCACAAGGGCGAAGTGGACTTCTTGATCGACGATTTTGATTCGCTGTCCGTTGTCCCGATAGAGGTGAAGTCTGGCAGGGACTACAGGATTCATAGCGCAATCAACAACTTGCTCAAAACGAACGAGAACGCAAAAGGAATCGTGCTGTCCAATAGCCCTAATGTGGTGCAAAAAGGTGCGGTCTTGTATTTGCCGATATACTTTACGATGTTTCTTTAA
- a CDS encoding ABC transporter permease: MAELQNNWTTVIKPKTSLLSVDFHELWQYRDLYRMFVKRDIVTWYKQTILGPLWFFIQPIMTTIMFMVVFGGIAKISTDGLPQPLFYLAGICLWQYFAESLNQTSKTFIDNANVFGKVYFPRLVVPMATVTSNLVRLAIQMGLFFLVFAYYMFFTDAPVHPNLYLLLTPILILILAELALGFGVLFSSLTTKYRDLTFLLTFIVQLWMYATPVIYPLSTIENPKLKLLMQANPLTSIMETFKFGMLGVGEFSWTALGYSAGFAALLLALGVIVFNKIQRTFMDTV, encoded by the coding sequence ATGGCAGAACTGCAGAACAACTGGACAACCGTCATTAAGCCGAAAACGAGTCTGTTGAGCGTCGACTTTCACGAACTCTGGCAGTACCGCGATTTGTACCGCATGTTCGTCAAGCGCGACATTGTGACGTGGTATAAGCAGACAATCCTTGGACCGCTTTGGTTCTTTATCCAGCCGATTATGACGACGATTATGTTCATGGTTGTTTTCGGCGGGATTGCAAAGATCAGTACCGACGGACTTCCGCAACCGCTGTTCTATTTGGCGGGAATTTGCCTTTGGCAGTATTTTGCCGAAAGCTTAAATCAAACGAGTAAAACATTCATCGATAATGCGAATGTTTTTGGAAAGGTTTATTTTCCACGTTTGGTCGTTCCCATGGCGACCGTGACGAGCAATCTGGTGCGCCTTGCGATTCAGATGGGGCTCTTCTTTTTGGTGTTCGCGTATTACATGTTTTTTACCGATGCGCCTGTGCACCCGAACCTGTATTTGCTTTTGACGCCGATTCTGATTTTAATCCTTGCCGAGCTTGCACTCGGATTCGGTGTGCTGTTCAGCAGTCTCACTACCAAATACCGCGACCTTACTTTTTTGCTGACTTTTATTGTGCAACTTTGGATGTACGCAACGCCCGTGATTTACCCGCTCAGCACCATCGAAAATCCAAAGCTCAAATTGCTGATGCAGGCGAATCCGCTCACAAGCATCATGGAAACATTTAAGTTCGGCATGCTTGGCGTCGGCGAATTCAGCTGGACCGCACTCGGTTACAGCGCAGGCTTTGCGGCTTTGCTTCTCGCCTTAGGCGTGATCGTATTCAACAAAATCCAAAGAACTTTTATGGACACGGTGTAA
- a CDS encoding AAA family ATPase gives MAASSDTSLEESLISFGKKRYLRCAEIYGANGSGKTSLVDAMGRMAAIVRNSNNHQPGDRIVRFPHKLSDSSEPTSFELVFEKDGVKYSYGFKYGDEGVLEEYLYYWPSSKKSMVFERSSALDYVFAEPFKRSGENCAGRLKENKLLLSCAANETDITPILNVFLFFKNDLVFYSSGVDNWFDYSVAQLKNNPSTKRKFIEFMQSIGSDLKDVKIKIENRPINITNSPPFLVAEQLPKVVNVVDLRLVYPEFEVNFNEESSGVQALFYFVCPMMDILSNNKVLIADEIESHLHPSIVVDIVRRFTKNDSPEGQLVMTTHNTDLLDLDVVRRDQIWFTELKKKTRSTDLYSLAEIKNVRKGENIKKGYITGRYGAIPMLNSNIREVRK, from the coding sequence ATGGCAGCGTCTTCTGACACGAGCCTTGAAGAATCTCTTATTTCGTTTGGAAAGAAGCGGTATTTGAGATGTGCTGAAATATATGGGGCAAATGGGTCTGGCAAGACGTCTTTGGTCGATGCCATGGGGCGAATGGCCGCAATTGTCAGGAATAGCAACAATCACCAGCCTGGAGACCGTATAGTTAGGTTTCCACACAAACTGTCAGATAGTTCGGAGCCGACATCTTTTGAGTTGGTGTTCGAAAAGGATGGTGTGAAGTATTCGTACGGCTTCAAGTATGGAGATGAGGGCGTCCTAGAGGAATACCTTTATTATTGGCCGTCTTCAAAGAAGTCTATGGTCTTTGAAAGGTCTTCTGCTTTGGACTATGTTTTTGCGGAACCCTTTAAAAGGTCGGGTGAGAATTGTGCAGGGCGTTTGAAGGAAAATAAGCTCTTGCTTTCGTGCGCAGCAAACGAAACGGATATTACGCCAATCTTGAATGTTTTCCTTTTCTTCAAGAATGATCTTGTTTTTTATTCCAGTGGAGTGGACAACTGGTTTGATTATTCAGTTGCCCAGTTGAAGAATAATCCGTCTACAAAGAGGAAGTTTATTGAATTTATGCAATCGATAGGCTCTGATTTGAAGGATGTGAAAATTAAGATAGAGAATCGTCCCATTAATATTACAAATTCTCCTCCATTTTTAGTTGCAGAGCAATTGCCTAAGGTAGTTAATGTTGTTGACCTGAGGTTGGTATATCCCGAATTTGAGGTAAATTTCAATGAAGAGTCTAGCGGCGTTCAGGCATTATTCTACTTTGTATGCCCGATGATGGATATTTTGTCCAATAATAAGGTTCTTATTGCTGACGAGATTGAGTCTCATTTACACCCTTCCATTGTTGTTGATATTGTCCGACGTTTCACGAAGAACGATTCTCCGGAAGGTCAGTTGGTTATGACAACCCACAACACGGATTTGCTCGATCTTGATGTAGTCCGTAGAGATCAAATCTGGTTTACGGAATTGAAGAAGAAGACTCGTTCTACCGATTTGTATTCTCTTGCCGAAATCAAGAATGTCCGCAAGGGAGAAAACATCAAGAAGGGCTACATAACCGGGCGTTACGGAGCTATTCCGATGTTGAATAGCAATATTAGGGAGGTTCGTAAGTGA
- a CDS encoding Gfo/Idh/MocA family protein produces MNKEPYQIAFIGGGINSAIGEVHKAASQMDGHFELVAGAFSTHFKTNVETATVWGVSPERTYGSYCDLFQSEKGKLDAVVVLAPTDLHKDIVIGALRAGFPVICEKSLATSVAEGEAIAKVVAETKGFFCTTYNYTGYPMIRELKQFIADGKLGKIQQVQVEMPQEGFMRLGSNNEPPKPQSWRLKDTVIPKISLDLGSHLHNMIYFLTGEKPERIVADQTTFGLFRQIVDNVGVLVQYTNGVRAQMWFSKTALGNRNGLRIRVYGSEGSAEWFQLEPETLKTCDIRGNVCLRDRTGDVKIANQQRYNRFKAGHPAGFIEAFANYYKDIADCLGQYFATGSFTSQYVCGIRTSLEGLSMMQAAAKSAQSSKWELVQ; encoded by the coding sequence ATGAACAAGGAACCATACCAGATTGCGTTTATCGGGGGCGGTATCAACTCGGCCATCGGAGAAGTTCACAAGGCAGCAAGCCAGATGGATGGCCATTTTGAACTGGTGGCAGGGGCTTTCAGTACTCACTTTAAAACCAATGTCGAAACGGCAACCGTCTGGGGAGTTTCTCCGGAACGCACTTATGGCAGCTATTGCGATCTGTTCCAATCCGAAAAAGGTAAGTTGGATGCCGTCGTGGTATTAGCCCCTACCGACCTGCATAAAGACATCGTCATCGGTGCGCTCCGTGCCGGGTTCCCCGTAATTTGCGAAAAGTCCCTAGCCACCAGCGTGGCTGAAGGCGAAGCCATCGCAAAAGTCGTGGCCGAAACCAAAGGGTTCTTCTGCACTACCTACAACTACACCGGTTATCCCATGATTCGGGAACTGAAACAGTTCATAGCCGACGGCAAATTGGGCAAAATCCAGCAGGTGCAGGTGGAAATGCCCCAAGAAGGCTTTATGCGGCTAGGATCCAACAACGAACCGCCTAAGCCCCAGAGCTGGCGTCTAAAAGACACCGTGATTCCAAAAATTTCCCTGGATTTGGGGAGTCACCTCCATAACATGATTTATTTCTTAACCGGAGAAAAGCCGGAGCGCATCGTGGCCGACCAGACCACCTTCGGCTTGTTCCGCCAGATTGTGGATAACGTAGGAGTTCTGGTCCAATACACCAACGGCGTTCGGGCTCAGATGTGGTTCAGCAAAACGGCTCTCGGCAACCGCAACGGCCTTCGCATTCGGGTGTATGGCAGCGAAGGCAGTGCCGAATGGTTTCAGCTAGAACCGGAAACCCTAAAAACCTGCGATATCCGGGGCAACGTATGTCTGCGGGACCGCACAGGCGACGTGAAAATCGCCAACCAGCAGCGTTACAATCGTTTCAAGGCGGGCCACCCCGCAGGCTTTATCGAGGCATTCGCCAATTACTACAAGGACATCGCCGATTGCCTAGGACAATATTTCGCCACCGGTAGCTTTACAAGCCAGTATGTCTGCGGCATCCGCACCTCGCTCGAGGGACTCTCCATGATGCAGGCCGCCGCCAAGTCCGCCCAGAGCAGCAAATGGGAACTGGTACAATAA
- a CDS encoding glycosyltransferase family 2 protein, giving the protein MKISFVIPCYRSEKTIETVVNEICATVQNQNAKSKDGRIFDYEIVLVNDCSPDGVWEKIKKLASADEKIKGICLAKNFGQHNALMAGYAESSGDYVISLDDDGQTPASESFKLVNKLEEGFDVVYGYYEHSAQHLFRRFGSWVNKKMAEAIIGQPKTLKTTSFFIMKQFIAKEIVQYPNPFPYISGLVFRATKNLGNVAVSHRHRLQGESGYTIAGLIGLWVNGFTAFSVKPLRAATFIGILCAIIGFAAGLFVIYEKITVAAAPIGYASLLSTLLFVGGMIMFLLGLIGEYVGRVYICINQAPQYVIREKV; this is encoded by the coding sequence ATGAAAATTTCTTTCGTAATTCCCTGCTACCGCAGCGAAAAGACCATCGAAACCGTGGTAAATGAAATTTGCGCCACCGTGCAAAATCAAAACGCAAAATCCAAAGATGGCCGCATTTTCGATTACGAAATCGTCTTGGTAAACGATTGCAGTCCGGACGGAGTTTGGGAAAAAATCAAAAAGCTTGCAAGCGCAGACGAAAAAATCAAAGGCATTTGCCTCGCTAAGAATTTCGGGCAGCATAACGCACTAATGGCTGGCTATGCAGAATCCTCTGGCGATTACGTGATAAGCCTTGACGATGACGGACAGACCCCGGCAAGCGAAAGCTTTAAGCTCGTCAACAAACTCGAAGAAGGCTTTGACGTTGTTTACGGCTATTACGAACATTCGGCTCAGCACCTGTTCCGCCGCTTTGGAAGCTGGGTCAACAAAAAAATGGCGGAAGCGATCATCGGGCAGCCGAAAACTTTGAAGACGACGAGCTTCTTTATCATGAAGCAATTCATCGCAAAAGAGATTGTGCAGTACCCGAACCCATTCCCGTACATCAGCGGGCTCGTTTTTAGAGCGACCAAAAATTTGGGGAACGTCGCCGTAAGCCATCGCCACCGTTTGCAGGGCGAATCCGGCTATACAATCGCCGGATTGATTGGACTTTGGGTGAACGGTTTTACCGCCTTCTCTGTAAAACCTTTGCGCGCCGCCACGTTCATCGGCATCCTTTGCGCGATCATTGGATTTGCAGCAGGCCTTTTTGTAATCTACGAAAAAATAACGGTCGCAGCTGCGCCGATCGGTTACGCAAGCCTTCTCTCGACGCTTTTGTTTGTCGGCGGCATGATCATGTTCCTGCTCGGTCTCATCGGCGAATACGTGGGCCGCGTTTATATTTGCATCAATCAGGCTCCGCAGTACGTGATTCGGGAAAAAGTGTAA